The Mycobacterium sp. EPa45 genomic interval GCTTCTGCACAACACCGCGTCGGTGACGGGTCTTCTCTCCGAACGCAGCCAGCAGGTCAATGAGATGATTCTGAACTCCAACGACCTGTTGTCGGTGTTGGTCGAACGCCGCCAAGCCATCGTCGCACTGTTGCAGTCGACTTCAGCACTGGCGCAACAGCTCTCAGGGGTCATCCAGGACAACGAGAAGGAGCTTGCGCCGATGCTGGAAAAGCTCAATTCGGTGACCGCGGTCTTGGAGAAGAATCGGGACAATCTCGCCACGGGGCTGCCCGGGCTGACCAAGTATTTGACGACACTGAGTGAGATCGTCGCCAACGGGCCCTTCTACACCGCGTTCGTGCCCAACTTGATCCCGGGGCAGTTCACGCAGCCGTTCCTCGATTACGCATTCGGCTTCCGCCGCGGGACCGATGCCGGGCAACCAGCGGACAATGCCGGGCCACGCGCCGAGCTTCCGTTCCCCTACAACGGGATCCCCCAGGGGCCGCACTGATGACGCGATCGAAACTCTTCTACCCGCTGGTGGCTGTATTGAGCGTGTTGTTGGTCGCCGGCATAGTCGTCATCGTCCACCATGCGTATTACGCGCCCAAGACGATCACGGCGTACTTCACCAAGGCGACCGCCATCTATCCGGGCGACGAGGTCCGGGTCGCGGGAGTTCAGATTGGCTCCATCAAAGCCATCGAGCCGGTGGGCACCCAAGCCAAGATGACCTTGTCGGTGAGCCGGGAGGTCCCCATTCCGGCGAACGCCACCGCGGTCGTCGTAGCCCAGAATCTGATTTCCGCGCGGTACGTCCAACTCGCGCCGGCCTATCTGTCGGCGGGCCCAATAATGGGCAATGGTGCGGTGATTCCGGTCGACCGGACTGCAATCCCTGTCGAATGGGATGAACTCAAAGACCAATTGAATCGACTGACGACCGCTCTCGGACCCGGCACGGACCCGTCGGGAACATCACTCTCGCGGTTCGTCGACAGCGCCGCGAACGCGATGGGAGGAAACGGAGACAGGCTGAGGCAGGCGTTGGCCCAGTTGTCCGGTGTCGGGCGGATCCTCGCCGATGGCAGCGGAAACATCGTCGACATCATCAAAAATCTGTCGACGTTCATCAGCACGCTCCGCGACAGCAACACTCAGATAGTCCAATTTCAAGACCGACTCGCCACCCTCACCAGCGTGCTCGACGGAAGCAAGGCCGACCTCGATGCCGCACTGACCAACGTCTCGGAGGTCGTCGGCGGCGTCCAGCGTTTCATCGCGAACAGCCGCAACCAAACCTCAGAGCAGGTGCAGAGACTGGCGAACGTCACTCAAGTACTCGTCGACCATCAGCGCGACCTCGAGCAGTTGCTGCACGTGGCACCGACAGCTATTGCGAACACGCTCAACTTCTTCGATCCGCGCGACCGGGCGATCGTCGGCACGTTCGCCTTCGCGAACATGGCCAATCCCGTGCAGCTCATCTGTAGCTCGATCGGTGCCGTCGAAAACGCCACCGCCGCGGAGTCGAGCAAGTTGTGCGCCGACTACCTCGGCCCCGCACTGCGATTGCTCAACCTCAACTATCTCCCGTTCCCCATCAACCCTTTCCTCGGTGCGAAACCGCCACCTCAAGACTTCGTCTATTCCGAGCCACGGTTGGCCCCCGGCGGGGCCGGGCCGGCACCCGGGCCGCCGGAGACACCTCCAGCGGTGTCGGCGTACACCGGTCTGCACAACGATCAACCACCGCCACCGGGTTACGGCCCACCGCCGGAGGCGGCTCATCCCAGGGACCTGCCTGGGCTGATGCTGCCCGCGCCCGACTCTGCGCCGTTGCCCGCGGAAGCCCCGCAACCGGGAGGGCCACCACAGCCATGACGATCACCTCGAAACTGAAGCGGTCGGTAGCGGCTAGTTGCTGTGTCCTGCTCAGTGTGGGATGCGGCTTCGACGGGCTGAACTCCGTCGCGCTCCCCGGTGCCGTCGGCCGTGGACCAGACGCAGCCGTCTACCATGTTGAACTAGCCAATATCGGTACATTGGAATCGAATTCGCCAGTCATGGTCGACAACGTGATCGTCGGCAGCGTGGGCCAGATGCTGTTCGACAACTGGCACATCGACGTCGCGGTATCGGTTCGACCGGACGTCGCCATACCCGGGAACGCCGTGGCAACGGTTGGGCAAACGAGCCTGTTGGGCTCGATGCACGTCGCGCTCGATCCACCGCTGGGCCAGGAACCTCAGGGGCGGCTGCAGTCGGGTGCCACGATCCCGTTGTCGCGCACAGCTTCCTACCCGTCGACCGAGCAGACATTGGCCTCGCTGTCCGCACTGGTCAACGGTGGTGGACTCGGCCAGATCGGCGACATCATCCGCAGCATGAACACCGCGCTATCCGGCCGAGAACCCCAGGTGAGAGAACTCATTGAGCGTTTGGGACGGTTCATCGGCGTGTTCGACACCCAGCGCGACGAGATCATCGACTCGCTGAAGTCGCTCAACAAGCTGGCCGAAACGCTTGCCAGCCAACGTGACACGGTGACGGCGGCATTGCGCGACATTCCCCCGGCGTTGGAGGTGCTGGTACAGGAGCGCCCGCACTTGACCGATGCCTTGGAAAAACTCGGCGCGTTCGGTGATCTGGCCACCCGCCTTGTCAACGATGCGGGGACCGATCTGACAACCAATCTCACGAACCTCGAACCGACGATCAAAGCCTTGGCCGACGTCGGGCCGGACCTCGCGCGTGTCGTTGCCTATCTGCCTACTGCTCCGTTCAATCAGAGCATCATCGACCGCGGCATCCGCGGCGACTACATGAATCTGTTCATCATCATTGACTTGACCACCGCACGCCTGAAACGAACATTGTTGGCCGGCACCCATTGGGAGGACCAGGACGCCCAACTCGTTCCGGCCCCCGGCGACCTCGGATACGAGTCGTATTACACCAGAAACCCACTCGGCGCTCCGATCTCGCCACCGCCCCCGACGTACCAGGACTCGCTGAAGCTCGCGCCGCCCCCGCCACCGACCCAGGGTGGCGGCTGATGTTCAGCCGGCTCATTCGAATTCAGCTGGTGATATTCACCATCGCGTCGGTCGTCGGTGCCGCGGTGATGGCGTTCAACTATCTGCAAGTGCCTCTGCTCCTCGGCATCGGCCGGATCAACGTCACGCTGGAGTTGCCGGCCGGCGGTGGGCTCTATCGATTCGCGAATGTCACCTACCGGGGCGTTCAGATCGGCAGGGTGACCGAGGTGCTGGTGACCCCGGTAGGGGCGAAAGCGGAACTGTCGCTGGACAGTTCACCGCAAATACCTGCCGACTTGGTGGCCGAGGTGCACAGCGTGTCGGCCGTTGGTGAGCAGTACGTCGACCTGCTGCCGCGAACCGACTCGGCACCATACCTGCGAGACGGCTCGGTGATCGGCCTTCGTGACAGTAGGATTCCCGCGCCGGTCGGGCCAATACTGGACAAGACGAGCGCGTTACTCGGCAGCATCCCGAAGGACAAACTGAGCGCGCTGCTCGACGAGACATCCAAAGGTTTCGATGACGCCGGTTACGACATCGGCTCGCTGCTCGACTCGGGCTCGACGGTCACCAGCAGCACCCGAGACGTATCAGGCCAACTGAAGGCGCTGATCGACGACAGCGCACC includes:
- a CDS encoding MCE family protein, translating into MTRSKLFYPLVAVLSVLLVAGIVVIVHHAYYAPKTITAYFTKATAIYPGDEVRVAGVQIGSIKAIEPVGTQAKMTLSVSREVPIPANATAVVVAQNLISARYVQLAPAYLSAGPIMGNGAVIPVDRTAIPVEWDELKDQLNRLTTALGPGTDPSGTSLSRFVDSAANAMGGNGDRLRQALAQLSGVGRILADGSGNIVDIIKNLSTFISTLRDSNTQIVQFQDRLATLTSVLDGSKADLDAALTNVSEVVGGVQRFIANSRNQTSEQVQRLANVTQVLVDHQRDLEQLLHVAPTAIANTLNFFDPRDRAIVGTFAFANMANPVQLICSSIGAVENATAAESSKLCADYLGPALRLLNLNYLPFPINPFLGAKPPPQDFVYSEPRLAPGGAGPAPGPPETPPAVSAYTGLHNDQPPPPGYGPPPEAAHPRDLPGLMLPAPDSAPLPAEAPQPGGPPQP
- a CDS encoding MCE family protein, which produces MTITSKLKRSVAASCCVLLSVGCGFDGLNSVALPGAVGRGPDAAVYHVELANIGTLESNSPVMVDNVIVGSVGQMLFDNWHIDVAVSVRPDVAIPGNAVATVGQTSLLGSMHVALDPPLGQEPQGRLQSGATIPLSRTASYPSTEQTLASLSALVNGGGLGQIGDIIRSMNTALSGREPQVRELIERLGRFIGVFDTQRDEIIDSLKSLNKLAETLASQRDTVTAALRDIPPALEVLVQERPHLTDALEKLGAFGDLATRLVNDAGTDLTTNLTNLEPTIKALADVGPDLARVVAYLPTAPFNQSIIDRGIRGDYMNLFIIIDLTTARLKRTLLAGTHWEDQDAQLVPAPGDLGYESYYTRNPLGAPISPPPPTYQDSLKLAPPPPPTQGGG